GAAACGGCGCCCCTGCATCCGGGAAACCTGGGCGCTGCCCCCACCCTGGTCCACCACCAGGGCGTCCTCCAGGGGCAGGGCGTTGGCCACCGCCAGCACCCCGAGACGGGCCTCCTCCTCCCCGGAAAGGAGGCTTGGGGAAAGCCCCAGGGCCAGGGCCTCCTCCAGGATCTCCCGGCCGTTTTCGCTGTCCCGGATGGCGCTGGTGGCCAGGATGCGCACCTCCTCCGGGGCCACCGCCCGGAGGAAATCGGCAAAGGCCCTCAGGGCCTTCCTGCCCCGCTCCAGGGCCTGGGGATTGATCCACCCCCGGCTAAGCCCCTCCCCCAGGGCCACGGGCTCCCGCAGCTCGTCCGCCAGGTGGAAGGAGAGGCCGGGCTCGTACTGGTACACCACCAGGCGGAAGGTACCCGAGCCCAGGTCCATGATGGCCAGGGAGCGGGACTTGACCTCCTTCTGACGTTCGTAGGGCGTAATCTTTAGCAAATGCACCTCCTGCCCGAGGCCAGCTGGCTCCAGTTTAACCGCCGGGTCCTCCTGCAGACGGAGAGGCCCGACTTTCCCCTTCTGGAGAGGATGCGCTTTCTCGCCATCTGGAACCGCAACCTGGACGAGTTCTTCGCCGCCCGCATCGCCAAACCCTTTTGGGAAAGGCGGGGAAGCCAGGACCACCGGGCCTTGCTAGAGGAGGCCTATGCCCAGGCCAGGCTGGCCTACCAGCGCTACCAGGCCCTGCTCGAGGAGGCCCGTCCCCATCTCCAGGTCCGGGAGCCCCAGGACCTGGACGAGGAGGACTGGCTCTACTTCCGGGTCTACTTGGCGGAGGTGGTGGCTCCCCGCACGGACCTCATCCCCTGGGAGGCCGCCTCCGACCTCTCCCACGGGGCCCTCTACTTCGCCTCGGAGGCGTATTTGGTGCGCCTGCCCCAGGACCTCCCCCGCCTCCTTTCCGTCCCCGGGCGGGACGGAACCTACGTGCGCCTGGGAGCCCTGATGCGCGCCCGAAGCGACCTCTTCCTGCCCGAGCCCTCCCCCCTCTACGAGCTCAGGGTGCTGCGCCTGCTGGAAAGCGAGCGGGCCCGGGCGGACTGGGACGAGCTGGCCCAGTCCCTGGAAGGGCGCCAGGAGGGGGTGGCCACCTTGCTGGTGGCGGAGGAGGGCTTCCCGGAGGCCTGGCTGGAGCAGCTTCGGCAGACCCTGGAGCTCATCCCGGAAGAGGTCCTCCTCCTGCCCCCGCCCCTGAACCTCACCCTGGTGGAAAGGCTGGTGGCCGAGGGCCCCAAGGAGTGGCGCTTCCATCCCCTCAAACCCGAGCGGCCCCGGGCCTTCCTGAAAAAGCCCCTGGCCCACCTGGAGCGAAAGGACCTCCTCCTTTACCACCCCTTCGCCGACTACGCCGCCGTGGAGCGCTTTGCCCAGGAGGCCCTCTCCCCCGAGGTGAAGGAGGTCTGGGCCACCCTGTACCGCATCGGGGAGGAAAACCCCCTGGCGGAGGCCCTCATCCAGGCGGCGCGGGCGGGGAAGAAGGTGCACGTGCTCCTCGAGGGGCGGGCCCGCTTCGACGAGCTCTTGAACCTCCACTGGTACCTGCGCTTCCTCCGGGCTGGGGTGGAGGTGCTTCCCCTACCCGAGCGCAAGGTGCACGCCAAGGCCCTTCTCCTTCTCACCCACAAGGGAAAGGGGTACGCCCACCTGGGAACCGGCAACTACAACCCGCAAAACGGCCGCCTCTACACCGATTTCTCCCTCTTCACGGGTCGGCAGGAGCTGGTGCGGGAGGTGCACGCCTTCTTCCAGGCCCTGTGGGCCAGCCATCCCGGGGAAGGGTTCCCCCCGCAGGGCCCGGGCCCAAAGGACCTCCCTCTCCAGCCTCCCCTCGCCCTCTCCCTCCTCCGCACCGGGGAGGCCATCCGGAACCTCCTGGTGGAAGAGATCACCAAAGAGGCCCATCCCAAGGGACGGGTCATCCTGAAGTTCAACCACCTCACGGACCCCGCGGTCCTAAAGGCCTTGGTCCAGGCGGCGGAGGCGGGAGCCCGGGTGGACCTCCTGGTGCGGAGCACCCTCACCCTCCTTCACCCCGCCTTCCGGGCCAAAAGCCTGGTGGGCCGCTTCCTGGAGCACGCCCGGGTGGCCGCCTTCCGGGGAGAGGGAGACTGGAGGGTCTACCTCACCAGCGCCGACGCCATGCCCCGGAACTTCCAAAGCCGGTTTGAACTGCTCTTCCCCATCCTGGACAAGGAAGGCAAAAAGCGGGTCCTCCGGGTGCTGAAGCGCCAGATCCGGGACGATCGCAACAGCTTCCTCCTGACCCCAAAGGACGAGGAGGTGCTTTGGGGAGGCCACCATGATGCGCATCGTTGGTAGAGGGTTTGCAGGGGAGGTGTTGGGGACCTTTCTTCTGGTCCTCCTCACCGTGGGAAGCGCCGCCAATGCGGTTCTCGCACCCCGGCTTTCCCCGGGGGCCTACGGCTACGACGCCCTGGCCCTGGGCTCGGGCCTGGCGGTGCTGGTGGGAGTACTGGCCAGCCGCTCCCTTTCCGGGGCCCATCTCAACCCTGCGGTTACCTTGGCCCTGGCTGCAGGACGCCTCTTTCCCTGGCGTCTTGTGCCCTTGTACCTGGCGGCCCAGTTTCTGGGTGGGCTACTGGGGGCCCTAGGAGCCTTTTTCGCCTACCGGGAAGGCCTCCTGGCCCAGGGAATGCCCAACGTGTTCAGCACGGGACCGGGTTTCCTCCGCACGGAACCCCAGGCCCTCTACACCTTTAGCGGCCCGGCGGTGGCGGAAACCCTGGGTACCTTCGCCCTCATGAGCGTGATCCTGGCGGCAGGAAAGGACGGGCGCATCGTGGCCCTTTGGCTGGCCCTCACCGTGGCAGCGGTGGGGTACGGTTTGGGAGGACCCGGGGGCTTCGCCTTAAATCCTGCCCGGGACCTTGCCCCCAGGTTTTTGGCCTGGATCCTTGGGGTGGAGGGTGCGGCCAACTCCTACCTCCTGGTCCCCGCCCTTTTCCCCATCCTGGGAGCCCTGGGAGCGGTGGCAGCGTACCGGGCCCTGGACAGGTAGAACTCCACCTGGAGTGCCCCCACGAGGCTCTTTGCGGTGTAATCGGCACTTCTTGAGGGGAAAACCGCGTTTGGCATCCCGCTAAGGATGTTGCTGGCGTTGAGGGCCTCGCTGCCCCCCCTTAAGCCCCCAAAGCATCTTCCCCCCTCGCTACCGAGGGGGGAAGTTTTGTGTTTCCATCGTGGTGGGCGGCGTAGGACTTGAACCTACGACCTCTCGCGTGTGAGGCGAGCGCTCTTCCGCTGAGCTAGCCGCCCCCAGGCCTTTTGCAGGGTAGCATGGGCCAAGGAGAGCTGTCAAGCAAAGGCCCTGACCTTCCTCTGACAGGGCCCGGGCTAGACTAAAGGCGTGGCCACGGTCCTTGTGGTGGAGGACGAGCCCGCGGTGCGGTTAGGGGTGAGGCTGGCCCTGGAGAAAGCCGGGCACAGGGTGCTGGAAGCCGCCACCGCCCAGGAAGCCTGGCCAAGGTTGCAGGAGGCCGAAGCCGTGGTCCTGGACTGGATGCTCCCCGACGAACCAGGAACCAGGCTTTTGGAAAGGATGCGCCAAGGACCTTACCCTGACCTTCCTGTCCTCATGCTCACCGCCAGGGCCGAGGTGCGGGACCGGGTGGAGGGGCTTTCCCGCGGGGCCGACGACTACCTGGTCAAACCCTTCGCCACCGAGGAGCTTTTGGCCCGCCTCGAGGCCCTCCTGCGGCGCTCGGGCAAGCGGAAGGTGCTCCGGCACGGGCCCCTTCTCCTGGACCTGGAGCGCAAGGAGGCCAGCCTGGACGGAAACCCCCTGCCCCTAACCCGGCGGGAGTTTGAGCTCCTGGCCTTCCTGGCCCAGCGCCCGGGCCGGGTCTACTCCCGGGAGGAGCTCTTGGAAGCGGTATGGGGCCATGACTACCTGGGCACCCCGAGAACGGTGGACCAGCACGTGCTCCAGCTCCGGGAAAAGCTGGGAGAGGATCCCAAGGCCCCCCGCTTTCTGGAAACCGTGCGGGGCATGGGGTACCGCTTCAGGATGGCCCCGGAGGAGGCAAAGCCCAAGGAGGAAGGGTGAGGGAACTTCTGGCCGAGGCCTGGGAGGAAGCCCTGGAGGGTCTGGTCCTACACCGGGAAAGACACGTCCTCTACCTGAACCCCAAGGCGGAGGAGCTTTTGCAGGTGAGCCGGGAAAAGGTGGTGGGCCGGCCCCTCCTCCTGGCCCTCCGCGACCACCGCCTCGAGGCCCTGGCCCTCCATGGGGGGGAGCGCACCCTGGAGGTGCGAAGCCGCACCCTGAGGGTCAGGGCCCTTCCCGGCAGGCTCTACCTCCTGGACGAAACCGAGCTAAACCGGCGCCTGGAGGCCCTGGAGGAAGCCACCCAGGCCCTGGCCCACGAGCTCCGCACCCCCCTGGCGGGGATGGGACCCCTCCTCGAGGCCCTCACCCCCAGGACCTCCCAGGAAAAGGAGGTGCTGGACCTCCTCAAGGGGGAGGTGGCCCGCCTCTCCCGGTTGGTACGGGACCTCTCCCTCACGCAACCCGGGCCCAAGCGCACCTTCCCCCTGGAAGACCTCTGGACCCGCTTGGAAAAGCTCCTCAGGGAAAAGCTCCATGGCAGGCGGGTGGAGGTCCACCTACCCCACACCGCCCACACCGATCCCGAGGCCCTCTTCCAGATTCTCCTGAACCTCCTGGACAATGCCCTCAAGTATGGGCAAGACCCCATCCGCCTCCTCTCGCGGGAGGAGGGAGGGCGGCTTTTCGTGGAGGTGCGGGACCATGGGCCGGAACTTCCGGATTACGAACCCCTCTTCCTCCCCCGCCACCGGGGGTTCCAGGGAGGAGCCGGACAGGGCCTGGGCCTTTACCTGGTGCGCCGGATCGCCCAGGGCCTGGGCGGAGAGGCTTACGCCCGAAGGGAGGGGGCAGAGAACGTTTTTGGTGTGGCCCTTCCCCTAAACTGAGGCAAGGAGGTAGCATGCGCGAGGTACTGGACAAAGCCCTAAACGAACTGGTGGAGGAAACCTTAAGGATGCTCTCCCTGGTCCGGGAGATGACCCAAAAGGCCACGGAGGCCCTGGTGGAAGGCAACCAGGCCAAGGCGGAAGAGGTGATCGCCAAGGACCAGGAAGTGGACGCCCTGGAGCTTAAGATAGAAAACCAGGCGGTCACCATCATCGCCCGGCACCAGCCCGTGGCCTCGGACCTCCGGCTCATCTTCACGGTCATCAAGGCCCTCACCGACCTGGAACGGGCCGGGGACTACGCCATGCACGTGGCCGAGGGCGCCTTCCTTCTGGCGCAAGAACCTCCCCTTAAGCGCTACGTCACCCTCCCCGAGATGGGCAAGAGGCTCCTGGAGATGATGGACACCCTAGGCAAGGCGGTGGCCGAGCGGGACCCAGGGCTTGCCCGCAAGGTGGTGGAGATGGACGACCAGGTGGACGGCCTCTACGAGGAGGTGACCCGGGAGCTCATCACCTACATGCTGGAGGACCCCCGCACCATCACCAAGGCCCTCACCCTCATGCGGGTGGCCCGCAGCTACGAGCGCCTGGGGGACCACCTGGAGAACGTGGGGGAAAGGGTGATCTACTGGCTTACCGGCGAGGTCTACAAGAACCCTGAGGACGTCTACTAGGGGGGCGAGGGCGCAGGGGAAGCCCATTCCCCCCTTCCTCCTGCCTGCCCACCACCGCAGGCTACCCCATCCTGGGCCTCGCCCATCCAACAGCCCATGAGAAGGCCTTCCCGCCCGGTGAGGGGGAGGGAGTTGGGAAACTCCCGCACAAGGCCCAGGGGGTGGAAAAGGACTAGTCCGCCTCCACCTCCTCCACCGCCTGGCGGCGGCCTGCCTTCCACTCCAGCCCCGCCCAGATGAGGTCCATGAGGTCCCCGTCCAGGACGTTCTGAGGGTCAAAGCGCATGAGGCCCGTGCGGTGGTCCTTCACGTACTGCTTGTCCAGGACGTAGCTACGGATCTGGCTCCCCCACTCGATGGGCCGCACCTCCCCCCGGAGCTTCCTGAGTTCCTCCTGCTTCCTCTTCCACTCCAGCTCGTAAAGCCGGGAGCGGAGGACCTTCATGGCCAGCTCCTTGTTCTTGATCTGGCTCCGGGTGGCCTGGCTGGTCACGGTGATCCCCGTGGGCAGGTGGACGATGCGCACCGCGCTATCCGTGGTGTTCACCCCCTGGCCCCCGTGCCCTTGGGAGCGGAACACGTCGATACGCAGGTCCTCGGGCCGGATGACCACCTCCACGGTGTCGTCCACCTCGGGCATCACCTCCACCCCGGCAAAGGAGGTATGCCGGCGCCCCGAGGCGTCAAAGGGGGAGGGACGCACCAGGCGGTGAACCCCCGCCTCGGGGGCAAGGAGGCCATAGGCGTTCTCCCCCCGGACGATGACCTGGGCGTAGTCGATGCCCGCCTCCGCCCCGGGGGTCACGTCCACCACCTCCACCTGGAAGCCCTGGCGCTCGGCGAAGCGGGTGTACATCCTAAGGAGCATCTCCGCCCAGTCGCAGGCCTCCGTGCCCCCAGCCCCAGGCTGGATGGTGAGGATGGCGTTCTTTTCCGCGTGGGGGAAGGAAAGAAGGGTTTCGTGGTAAAGATCCTCCAGCTTCCTGGCAGCCTCCTCCAGCTCGGGCCTCAAGGCCTCCCGCTCCTCCGCGGGAAACTCCTGCCAAAGCTCCAGAAGGCCCTCGAGGTCGCTCTCCAGGGACCGGAAGGTATCCACCGTGCGCCGCAAACGGGCAGCCTCCCGGCTCACCCCCTTGGCCTCCTCCGGGTTCTGCCAGAGGGCCGGGTCTTCCAGACGCTTTTCCAACTCCCTTAAACGGGCTTCCTTACCGGGGATGTCAAAGATACCCCCGGAGGTTTTCCAGGCGCGTGGCGAGAAGATCCAGGTCCATACCTTCCCCAGTATAGGGGATATAGCGGGGAATAACAAGGACCCTTCACATAACCACGCGCATATTTTATGCTATCTAAAAGGAGGTGGGTTATGGATTTGAGGCGGCTGGTGCAGGAACTCCGTACCCGCTTCCCCCAGGGCTTGGACGGGGAACGGGAGGGCTTGGTGCGCGTCCTGGAGGAAAAAGGCGCCTCTCCCAGCGAGGCCAAGAGGCTGGCCGAGGCCCTGGAGGCCCAAGGCTACGCCCACTACCTTCCCGGGGAAAAAGGCCGGTGGGTCTTCCTCTCCAAGCCCCTGGACCTCACCGCCCTCATGCGAACCCTGGACCAGGAGTACCGGGAGTTTGTGGGGGAAGGGGATGAGGAAGAGGAGGCCTTAGCCTTTCTCACCGCCAAACTGGAAGGGGATCGGGCCGTGGCCCAGGAGGTTCTGGACGCCCTACGCCTGGCAGGCTACGTGGAAAAAGGGTACAGCCTCGAGCTGGAGCGGGACCGCCTCTTCTTTCGCTTCCCTGAAGCCTTGCGCCTTTTTTCCTAAGGCATTCTCCTAGGACCCCCTAGTCCGCCGCCAGGGCCAAGGGCACCTCCGCCAGGTTCACCCTGGCCCCTAAGGCGCCTAGCCGCTCCTCCAGGTGTTCGTAGCCCCGCTCCAGGAAGTACACCCCCTCGATCTCGGAAACCCCTTCCGCCGCCAGGGCGGCCACCACCAGTCCGCCCCCGGCGCGGATATCCAAGGCCTTCACCTGGGCCCCGTGTAGGCGCTTGCCGTTCACCAAAAGGGTGCGGTCCCGCAGGTAGAGCTCGGCCCCCATCCGGGCCAGCTCCCCCACGTGGGTGAAGCGGTCGGGGTAGACCCGGTCGGTGACGGCGCTCTGCCCGGGAACCGTGGCCAGGTAGGCGGTGACGATGGGCTGGAGATCCGTGGGGAAGCCGGGGTACTCCCGGGCCTCCACGAAGAAAGGCTGGGGATCAGGCACGGCCCAAAGCCGCACCCAGTCCCTCCCCACCTCCACCCGGTGCCCGGATTGCTGGAGCTTATCCAAAAGGGCATCCAGGTGGTCGGGGCGCACCTCCGTGAGGGTGATGGACCCCCGGGTGGCCGCCGCCGCCAAGAGGTAGGTGCCGGCCTCGATCCGATCCGGGATGATGCGGTAGGTACCCCCGCCCAGCTGCCTGGCCCCCCGGATGTGGAGGATGGGGCCACCCAGGCCATGGACCTCCACCCCCAGCATCCGCAAGAAATGGCCCAGGTCCTCCACCTCGGGCTCCATGGCCGCCTGCACCAAGGTGGCCTCACCCCCCAGGGCCACCGCCAGCATGGCCTGCTCGGTCCCGCCCACCGTGGGCAGGTCGAAGACCACCCGCCCCGAAAGGGGGCGGGTCCTTCGGGCGTAGAAGGTGTTTTCCTCCTCCACCACCTCAGCCCCCAGGGCCCGCAAGGCCTTCACGTGCTGGTCCACGGGCCTGGCCCCAAAGGCGCACCCCCCGGGCAAGGAGATCCGCCCCTCCCCCACCCGGGCAAGCAGGGCTCCCCAGACGATGAAGCTGGCCCGCATCTGCCCCACCAGCTCATAGGGGGCATGGGTGTTTTGGATCTCGGGGGTGTGGAGGTGCAAGGTGCGTCCCTCCCACTGGTAGTGGGTGCCCAGGTGGGAAAGAAGCTCCAGCATCACCTCCACGTCCCTGAGCCTAGGCACCTCCAAAAGGGTGATGGGCTCGGGGGTGAGAAGGCTGGCCGCCAGGATGGGCAAGGCGGCGTTCTTGGCCGGATAAACTCGCAACTCGCCGGAAAGGGGCTGGCCTCCCTCAATCCGCAAGATCCTGCTGCCCCGCCGCGAGTCCTTGAGCATCATACACACCTTACTCAAGGTGAGGATAAAAGGGCTGGTCCACATTGTCAAGGGCATGCACCCTTTGCTACACTCTTCCAAGGGAAGGTATGCCCAAGAAGGAAAAGAAGCGGCTTCAGGTGGTCATCTCCGAGGAGCAGGACGCCCTCCTCACCCGGGCGGCCTACGCCCTTTCCAGCCCGGAAAGGCTGGTTTCCAAGTCGGAGGTGGTGCGCCTGGCCATCGCCAAGATCGTGCGGGAGCTGGAGGGCAACAAGGAGGAGCTGGCCGAGCTCCTAAAGCAACTGGAGCCCGAGGAATAAAATGACGGGCATGGTCCTGGGCGGGCGGTACCGCCTCGAGGCCTCCTTGGGTTCTGGGGGCATGGCCGAGGTGTGGCGGGCAGTGGACGAGCGCCTGGGCCGTAAGGTGGCGGTGAAGCTCCTCCATCCCCGGGCCCTTCCCCCCGAGAGGGAGCGTTTTCTCCTGGAGGTGCGGGCCCTCTCCCGCCTTTTCCACCCGGGCATCGTCCAGGTGCTGGACCTGGGGGAGGTGGAAGGGCGTCCCTACTTCGTGATGGAGCTGGTGGAGGGGGGTACCTTTGACCGCCTCGGCCCCTTTGAGGAGGGCCCCGAGGGGGAAAGGATCCTAAAGGCCGCCATCCAGGTGATGGAGGCCCTGGCCCACCTCCACGCCCAGGGCATCCTCCACCGGGACCTTACCCCCAAAAACATCCTCCTCACCAAGGAGGGGCATCCCAAGGTGATGGACTTTGGCCTGGCCTACCTCCTGCAGGAAAGCCGTCACCTTACCCGCACCGGGTACACCCTGGGCACCCCCACCTACATGGCCCCGGAACAGGCCAAGGGCCTTCCCCTTACCCCCAGGGCGGACCTCTACAGCCTGGGGGCGGTCCTCTACCGCACCCTCACCGGCAAACCCCCCTTCGAGGGGGAAAACGATCAGGCGATCCTCTTCCAGCACGTCTACGAGCCCCCCAAACCTCCCCAGACCTTGAACCCCAGCATCCCTCCTGGGGTAGCGGAGGCGGTGCTTTCCCTTTTGGCCAAGCACCCGGAGGAAAGGCCCTCCCACCCCAGCCTCTTCCAAAGCCCCCTGCAGGAGTTCCAGGCCCTCCGCCTCGCCACCCCCCGGGCCGGGTCCAGCCGCTCAGGCCACTACCCCCTGGCCCCCGACCCCCGCAGGCTTTCCCTGAAGGGGAAGGTGGAGTTGGGAGGGGAGGCCGCCTGGCCCGGAGAGATGGTCTACGCCCACGGCCGGGTCTACCTGGGGGCAGGACGGGGCCTGGCGGAGGTGGACCTCCTTTCGGGAACGGTGCGCCGGGAAAACCTCCCCGAGGAGGTCACCGCTCCCCCGGTGGTCCGGGGCGGGGTGTACGTGGCCGCCTGGGACGGCCGGGTGCGCCGTTTCAAGGGCCAGGCCCTGGAGTGGAGCGCGGACACGGGGGCGGAGGTCACCGCCGCCCCCCTGGTCCTGGGGGAGCGGGTCTTCGTGGCCAGCCGGGACGGAAGCCTATATGCCTTTGAGCGGGACCGCCTCCTCTACCGCTTCCGGGCGGGGGGCCACCTCTCCTCCAGCCCCACCTTCCACCGGGGCCTCCTTTTCCTGGCCTCGGAGGACGGGTTTCTCTATGCCCTGGATCCGGACACGGGCACCTTGCGCTACAAGGTGAAAACCGGCCCCGTGCACGCCCCCGTGGCCGCCTGCCGCGGGGTGCTCTTCATCCCCACCTGGGAGGGAGAGGTCTACGCCTTTGACCCCTTAACCCGGGAAACCCTTTGGAACACCGCGGTGGAGGGTGAGATCTGGGGCGGGCTGGCCTTGGACGAGGAACGGGTCTACGTGGCCGCCTGGGACGGGGTCTTAAGGGCCCTGGATCAGGCCACGGGGGAGGAGGTGTGGAGCCTCGAGGTGGGCAAGGTGACGGCAGGCCTTTCCTTCGCCGCCGGGCATGTGTACGTGGCCACGGAGGAGGGGCGCTTTCTGGCGGTGGACCAAAGGGGCCAGGTGGTCTTTGAGGCCACGGGACTGGGGGCGGTTCAGGTACCGCCCTTGCCCTTGGCCCAGGAGATCCTGGTGGCCAACCTGGCGGGGAAGCTCTTCCGCTTTGGCGTAGGATAGGGGCATGGAGGCGGTGAGCACGGATAAAGCCCCCCAGGCCATCGGCCCCTACTCCCAGGCGGTGCGGGCCGGGGGGATGGTCTTCGTCTCCGGCCAGATCCCCCTGAAACCCGACGGCGCCCTGGTGGAGGGGGATATCCGCGCCCAGACGGAGCAGGTCATGGAAAACCTCAAGGCCATCTTGGAGGCCGCAGGCTTAAGCCTCTCCCGGGTCGTTCAGACCACCTGCTTCCTTTTGGACATGGAGGACTTCCCCCTTTTCAACGAGGTTTACGCCCGCTATTTCTCGCCCCCCTACCCGGCCCGGGCCATGGTGGCGGTGAAGGCCCTGCCCAAGGGGGTTCGGGTGGAGGTGGCCTGCATCGCCCTGGCGGATTAGAGCACGTGGGCAAAAAAGCGTAAAATATCGGCATGGCGGTCCAGGAAAGCCAAGCGGAAGAACTTCTCCACCGCTTTCGCCAAGGGGATGTGCGGGCCCTGGCCCGGGCCCTCACCCTGGTGGAATCGGGGCACCCTGTGGGGCAGGAGCTCCTCAAGCGCCTGCGGGGACAGGCCCGGGCCAAGGTGGTGGGCATCACGGGGAGCCCGGGGGCCGGCAAGAGTACCCTCACCGACCGACTGATCCTGGAGGCCAGGAAGCGGGGGGAGCGGGTGGGGGTCTTGGCGGTGGACCCTTCCAGCCCCTTCACCGGGGGGGCCATCCTGGGGGACCGGATCCGCATGATGCGCCACCACCAGGACCCTGGGGTCTATATCCGCTCCCTGGCCTCGAGGGGAGCCCTGGGGGGCCTGGCCGGAGCCACGGTGGCCGCCTTGGCCCTCCTGGAGGCCTTTGGCTTTGACCGCATCTTCGTGGAAACCGTGGGGGTAGGGCAAAGCGAGGTGGACATCGCCCGGGTGGCGGACACCACCCTTCTCGTCCTCACCCCCGCGGCCGGGGATGCGGTGCAGGCCTTCAAGGCCGGGGTCATGGAGATCGCCGACCTCTTCGCCGTGAACAAGTTTGACCTACCAGGCGGGGAAAGGATCATCCAGGAGCTGAAAAGTGCCCTGGAGCTCTCCCCTCCCCGGCCCGGGGGCTGGCGCCCCCCCATCTACCCCACGGTGG
This is a stretch of genomic DNA from Thermus neutrinimicus. It encodes these proteins:
- a CDS encoding RidA family protein, translating into MEAVSTDKAPQAIGPYSQAVRAGGMVFVSGQIPLKPDGALVEGDIRAQTEQVMENLKAILEAAGLSLSRVVQTTCFLLDMEDFPLFNEVYARYFSPPYPARAMVAVKALPKGVRVEVACIALAD
- a CDS encoding protein kinase domain-containing protein — encoded protein: MTGMVLGGRYRLEASLGSGGMAEVWRAVDERLGRKVAVKLLHPRALPPERERFLLEVRALSRLFHPGIVQVLDLGEVEGRPYFVMELVEGGTFDRLGPFEEGPEGERILKAAIQVMEALAHLHAQGILHRDLTPKNILLTKEGHPKVMDFGLAYLLQESRHLTRTGYTLGTPTYMAPEQAKGLPLTPRADLYSLGAVLYRTLTGKPPFEGENDQAILFQHVYEPPKPPQTLNPSIPPGVAEAVLSLLAKHPEERPSHPSLFQSPLQEFQALRLATPRAGSSRSGHYPLAPDPRRLSLKGKVELGGEAAWPGEMVYAHGRVYLGAGRGLAEVDLLSGTVRRENLPEEVTAPPVVRGGVYVAAWDGRVRRFKGQALEWSADTGAEVTAAPLVLGERVFVASRDGSLYAFERDRLLYRFRAGGHLSSSPTFHRGLLFLASEDGFLYALDPDTGTLRYKVKTGPVHAPVAACRGVLFIPTWEGEVYAFDPLTRETLWNTAVEGEIWGGLALDEERVYVAAWDGVLRALDQATGEEVWSLEVGKVTAGLSFAAGHVYVATEEGRFLAVDQRGQVVFEATGLGAVQVPPLPLAQEILVANLAGKLFRFGVG
- a CDS encoding phospholipase D-like domain-containing protein, whose product is MHLLPEASWLQFNRRVLLQTERPDFPLLERMRFLAIWNRNLDEFFAARIAKPFWERRGSQDHRALLEEAYAQARLAYQRYQALLEEARPHLQVREPQDLDEEDWLYFRVYLAEVVAPRTDLIPWEAASDLSHGALYFASEAYLVRLPQDLPRLLSVPGRDGTYVRLGALMRARSDLFLPEPSPLYELRVLRLLESERARADWDELAQSLEGRQEGVATLLVAEEGFPEAWLEQLRQTLELIPEEVLLLPPPLNLTLVERLVAEGPKEWRFHPLKPERPRAFLKKPLAHLERKDLLLYHPFADYAAVERFAQEALSPEVKEVWATLYRIGEENPLAEALIQAARAGKKVHVLLEGRARFDELLNLHWYLRFLRAGVEVLPLPERKVHAKALLLLTHKGKGYAHLGTGNYNPQNGRLYTDFSLFTGRQELVREVHAFFQALWASHPGEGFPPQGPGPKDLPLQPPLALSLLRTGEAIRNLLVEEITKEAHPKGRVILKFNHLTDPAVLKALVQAAEAGARVDLLVRSTLTLLHPAFRAKSLVGRFLEHARVAAFRGEGDWRVYLTSADAMPRNFQSRFELLFPILDKEGKKRVLRVLKRQIRDDRNSFLLTPKDEEVLWGGHHDAHRW
- the phoU gene encoding phosphate signaling complex protein PhoU, whose translation is MREVLDKALNELVEETLRMLSLVREMTQKATEALVEGNQAKAEEVIAKDQEVDALELKIENQAVTIIARHQPVASDLRLIFTVIKALTDLERAGDYAMHVAEGAFLLAQEPPLKRYVTLPEMGKRLLEMMDTLGKAVAERDPGLARKVVEMDDQVDGLYEEVTRELITYMLEDPRTITKALTLMRVARSYERLGDHLENVGERVIYWLTGEVYKNPEDVY
- the murA gene encoding UDP-N-acetylglucosamine 1-carboxyvinyltransferase, translated to MMLKDSRRGSRILRIEGGQPLSGELRVYPAKNAALPILAASLLTPEPITLLEVPRLRDVEVMLELLSHLGTHYQWEGRTLHLHTPEIQNTHAPYELVGQMRASFIVWGALLARVGEGRISLPGGCAFGARPVDQHVKALRALGAEVVEEENTFYARRTRPLSGRVVFDLPTVGGTEQAMLAVALGGEATLVQAAMEPEVEDLGHFLRMLGVEVHGLGGPILHIRGARQLGGGTYRIIPDRIEAGTYLLAAAATRGSITLTEVRPDHLDALLDKLQQSGHRVEVGRDWVRLWAVPDPQPFFVEAREYPGFPTDLQPIVTAYLATVPGQSAVTDRVYPDRFTHVGELARMGAELYLRDRTLLVNGKRLHGAQVKALDIRAGGGLVVAALAAEGVSEIEGVYFLERGYEHLEERLGALGARVNLAEVPLALAAD
- a CDS encoding transcriptional regulator; this translates as MPKKEKKRLQVVISEEQDALLTRAAYALSSPERLVSKSEVVRLAIAKIVRELEGNKEELAELLKQLEPEE
- a CDS encoding response regulator transcription factor, with translation MATVLVVEDEPAVRLGVRLALEKAGHRVLEAATAQEAWPRLQEAEAVVLDWMLPDEPGTRLLERMRQGPYPDLPVLMLTARAEVRDRVEGLSRGADDYLVKPFATEELLARLEALLRRSGKRKVLRHGPLLLDLERKEASLDGNPLPLTRREFELLAFLAQRPGRVYSREELLEAVWGHDYLGTPRTVDQHVLQLREKLGEDPKAPRFLETVRGMGYRFRMAPEEAKPKEEG
- a CDS encoding sensor histidine kinase, whose amino-acid sequence is MRELLAEAWEEALEGLVLHRERHVLYLNPKAEELLQVSREKVVGRPLLLALRDHRLEALALHGGERTLEVRSRTLRVRALPGRLYLLDETELNRRLEALEEATQALAHELRTPLAGMGPLLEALTPRTSQEKEVLDLLKGEVARLSRLVRDLSLTQPGPKRTFPLEDLWTRLEKLLREKLHGRRVEVHLPHTAHTDPEALFQILLNLLDNALKYGQDPIRLLSREEGGRLFVEVRDHGPELPDYEPLFLPRHRGFQGGAGQGLGLYLVRRIAQGLGGEAYARREGAENVFGVALPLN
- a CDS encoding MIP/aquaporin family protein; translation: MMRIVGRGFAGEVLGTFLLVLLTVGSAANAVLAPRLSPGAYGYDALALGSGLAVLVGVLASRSLSGAHLNPAVTLALAAGRLFPWRLVPLYLAAQFLGGLLGALGAFFAYREGLLAQGMPNVFSTGPGFLRTEPQALYTFSGPAVAETLGTFALMSVILAAGKDGRIVALWLALTVAAVGYGLGGPGGFALNPARDLAPRFLAWILGVEGAANSYLLVPALFPILGALGAVAAYRALDR
- the prfB gene encoding peptide chain release factor 2 (programmed frameshift), translating into MDLDLLATRLENLRGYLDIPGKEARLRELEKRLEDPALWQNPEEAKGVSREAARLRRTVDTFRSLESDLEGLLELWQEFPAEEREALRPELEEAARKLEDLYHETLLSFPHAEKNAILTIQPGAGGTEACDWAEMLLRMYTRFAERQGFQVEVVDVTPGAEAGIDYAQVIVRGENAYGLLAPEAGVHRLVRPSPFDASGRRHTSFAGVEVMPEVDDTVEVVIRPEDLRIDVFRSQGHGGQGVNTTDSAVRIVHLPTGITVTSQATRSQIKNKELAMKVLRSRLYELEWKRKQEELRKLRGEVRPIEWGSQIRSYVLDKQYVKDHRTGLMRFDPQNVLDGDLMDLIWAGLEWKAGRRQAVEEVEAD